One Desulfovibrionales bacterium genomic region harbors:
- the ahbD gene encoding heme b synthase, translating into MSSEYPEGRSRYYHHLLRQGSSEVADQMKPNHPHAHPHHSQGHTSGQDVPPLRLVAWELTRNCNLSCVHCRAAATRGPYDNELTTEECKGIIDDIAAHAQPVMIMTGGEPLLREDIFELASYGTDKGLRMVMATNGTLITPEVAGKMVDAGIKRISISIDGATAESHDKFRQVEGALKGALQGIEEAKKAGLEFQVNTTITGINLKELPAIQELTVSLGAVAHHIFLLVPTGRGKDLAAQALSAAEYEETLNWFYDQKDKVPLHLKATCAPHYYRILRQRAKAEGKEVTFQSHGLDAVTRGCLGGVGFCFVSHRGDVQPCGYLEINCGSVREMPLSRIWRDSPVFLNLRNPKMYKGKCGVCEYHRFCGGCRARAHEMSGDYLAEEPLCTYQPLKMRAPAKESH; encoded by the coding sequence ATGTCTTCTGAGTATCCGGAGGGCCGGAGCCGATATTATCATCACTTATTACGCCAAGGAAGCAGCGAGGTTGCTGACCAGATGAAACCGAACCATCCCCATGCACATCCCCACCACTCTCAAGGCCATACATCCGGGCAGGATGTGCCGCCCCTTCGTCTTGTAGCCTGGGAATTGACCAGAAATTGCAACCTCTCCTGTGTCCACTGCCGGGCCGCAGCCACTCGCGGGCCGTATGACAATGAATTGACAACCGAAGAATGCAAGGGGATTATCGATGATATCGCCGCCCATGCCCAGCCGGTTATGATTATGACCGGTGGTGAGCCTCTCCTGCGCGAGGATATCTTTGAACTGGCGAGCTATGGTACAGACAAAGGCCTGCGTATGGTGATGGCCACTAACGGCACCCTCATCACCCCGGAAGTGGCCGGGAAAATGGTAGATGCGGGGATAAAAAGGATCAGTATAAGCATTGACGGGGCGACGGCTGAAAGTCATGATAAATTTCGTCAGGTCGAAGGGGCCCTTAAGGGGGCGCTTCAGGGGATTGAAGAGGCCAAAAAAGCAGGTCTGGAATTCCAGGTCAACACCACTATTACCGGGATCAACCTCAAGGAACTGCCGGCTATACAGGAACTCACCGTATCACTTGGGGCGGTAGCTCACCATATCTTTCTCCTGGTACCTACCGGCCGTGGTAAGGACCTGGCTGCTCAGGCCCTTTCTGCCGCTGAATACGAAGAGACCTTAAATTGGTTCTATGACCAGAAGGATAAAGTTCCTCTGCATCTCAAGGCCACTTGTGCCCCGCACTATTATCGCATCCTTAGGCAGCGGGCCAAAGCGGAAGGAAAAGAGGTTACCTTCCAGTCCCACGGGCTGGATGCCGTGACCCGCGGATGTCTGGGGGGCGTCGGCTTCTGCTTTGTCTCACACCGGGGAGATGTCCAACCCTGCGGTTATTTAGAGATAAACTGCGGATCGGTGCGCGAGATGCCCCTTTCCCGCATCTGGCGGGATTCCCCGGTTTTTCTCAACCTGCGTAATCCGAAAATGTACAAAGGCAAGTGCGGTGTCTGCGAGTATCATCGTTTCTGCGGCGGGTGCCGGGCGCGAGCCCATGAGATGTCCGGTGATTATCTGGCTGAAGAACCCCTTTGTACATATCAACCCTTAAAAATGCGGGCGCCGGCGAAGGAAAGTCATTAG
- a CDS encoding (Fe-S)-binding protein produces MSTPSCNKCGTCMSVCPVYQVTGLEAYSPRGKLSLIEANREGRLPFSDRFEELLSYCLLCGACTTVCPAGVNADASIQKARARLVEEKGLPVGKRYFFHYLLDSEYLLPFILKGGSLIQGLLCKRIPEDSGLHCRFPIPLLAGRSWLPPLAPTFFLDNDLPQETSAPAKAAYFTGCITNYLFPDVGKAVLNIFDFLGEPVWAPKKQKCCGFPAFCAGDEETARSLARANISAFMDGRFDYIVTTCASCSSHLRFNYPRLLADDPVFAEKAAEFSAKVMDISVFLFHNKGFSRQLSDLTPKTSSLKVTYHDPCHFRFREKIFEEPRMLIKSLPGVDFREPAGGAACCGHGGLFNITHYDLSQVILDKRMAVLRDTGADTLVTSCMGCLLQWREGLFRHGLNAQAMHLVELFDMFLSK; encoded by the coding sequence ATTAGCACACCCTCATGCAATAAGTGCGGGACGTGCATGAGTGTCTGTCCCGTTTACCAGGTAACGGGGCTGGAGGCCTATTCCCCACGGGGCAAATTAAGCCTTATTGAGGCCAACCGGGAAGGCAGGTTACCGTTTTCCGACCGCTTTGAAGAATTGCTCTCGTACTGTCTCCTTTGCGGGGCCTGTACAACTGTCTGTCCCGCCGGGGTAAATGCGGATGCCTCCATACAGAAAGCGCGGGCAAGGTTGGTCGAAGAGAAGGGGCTTCCCGTGGGGAAGCGATACTTTTTCCATTACCTTCTGGATTCTGAATATCTTTTGCCTTTTATATTAAAAGGCGGTTCCCTGATCCAGGGCCTCCTTTGCAAAAGAATCCCGGAAGATAGCGGCCTTCATTGTCGATTTCCGATCCCTCTGTTGGCCGGAAGGTCATGGCTGCCGCCATTGGCGCCGACCTTTTTTCTGGATAATGACCTGCCCCAGGAAACAAGCGCCCCGGCTAAGGCGGCTTACTTTACCGGGTGCATCACAAATTATCTCTTTCCTGACGTAGGGAAGGCTGTCCTGAATATTTTTGACTTTCTCGGAGAGCCTGTATGGGCGCCCAAGAAGCAGAAATGCTGTGGGTTCCCGGCCTTTTGTGCCGGGGATGAAGAGACGGCGCGTTCCCTGGCCAGGGCCAATATATCTGCATTTATGGATGGACGGTTCGATTACATCGTTACGACCTGTGCCTCCTGCAGCTCCCATCTAAGATTTAATTACCCCAGGCTTCTGGCTGATGACCCGGTTTTTGCAGAAAAAGCGGCGGAGTTTTCAGCAAAAGTGATGGATATATCGGTCTTTTTGTTCCATAACAAGGGCTTTTCCCGGCAGTTATCGGACCTCACGCCGAAAACCAGCAGCCTGAAGGTGACGTATCATGATCCCTGCCATTTTCGGTTTAGAGAAAAGATATTCGAGGAGCCGCGTATGCTCATCAAGTCGCTGCCCGGAGTCGATTTTCGCGAACCGGCAGGCGGAGCTGCGTGTTGTGGGCACGGCGGGTTGTTTAATATAACTCATTATGACCTATCCCAGGTGATTCTTGATAAAAGGATGGCTGTGTTAAGAGACACGGGAGCAGATACCTTAGTCACCAGTTGTATGGGCTGCCTGCTACAGTGGCGGGAAGGCTTGTTCAGGCATGGGCTTAATGCGCAGGCCATGCATCTGGTGGAGTTATTCGATATGTTTTTATCAAAATGA
- the ahbC gene encoding 12,18-didecarboxysiroheme deacetylase: MIGISKLYCGTVEPSDALRYGRHSGKLPSHLLQFSADKKPVVVWNATRRCNLKCVHCYAQADSVGAPDELSTAEGKKLIDDLSQFGSPVLLFSGGEPFTRPDLPELAAYAVEKGMRSVVSTNGTLISKDMAKVLKKIGLSYVGISLDGMEEVNDHFRGVKGAFAGAMRGIRNCQEAGIKVGLRFTINKLNAAEIPAIFDLLEREEVPRICFYHLVYAGRGSKLVEEDLAHEETRRVVDIIIDRTADLHRRGKPKEVLTVDNHADGPYVYLRMVKENSPRAAEVLELLEMNEGNNSGRGIGCVSWDGSVHADQFWRHYSFGNVRQRPFSEIWTDLSNPLMAALKNKKAHVNGRCARCKWLDICAGNFRVRAEAVTGDIWAPDPACYLTDKEIGIAEEV, translated from the coding sequence ATGATCGGTATATCTAAACTTTATTGCGGTACGGTGGAGCCGTCTGACGCCTTGCGCTATGGCAGACACTCCGGGAAGCTGCCTTCGCACCTTCTCCAGTTTTCGGCAGACAAAAAGCCGGTGGTGGTCTGGAATGCCACCCGGCGTTGTAACTTAAAGTGTGTGCATTGTTATGCCCAGGCGGACAGTGTGGGCGCACCGGATGAACTCTCCACGGCCGAAGGGAAAAAACTGATCGATGATCTAAGCCAGTTCGGCAGCCCGGTTCTTCTTTTCTCAGGCGGCGAGCCTTTTACGCGTCCGGATCTGCCTGAGCTTGCGGCTTACGCCGTGGAAAAAGGGATGCGGTCCGTAGTTTCTACAAATGGTACGCTTATCAGCAAAGACATGGCCAAGGTATTGAAGAAGATCGGCCTCTCTTATGTGGGTATAAGTCTTGATGGTATGGAAGAAGTCAATGACCATTTTCGTGGGGTTAAGGGGGCCTTTGCCGGGGCCATGAGGGGTATCAGAAATTGTCAGGAAGCTGGTATTAAGGTGGGGTTAAGGTTTACCATAAATAAGCTTAATGCCGCCGAGATACCGGCTATTTTTGACCTGTTGGAACGGGAAGAAGTCCCGCGGATCTGTTTTTATCATCTGGTTTATGCGGGCCGGGGCAGTAAGCTGGTCGAAGAAGACCTCGCTCACGAAGAGACCCGGCGGGTAGTGGATATTATCATCGATCGTACCGCCGACTTGCACCGTCGCGGTAAGCCCAAAGAGGTGCTGACGGTGGACAATCATGCCGACGGGCCTTATGTCTATCTGCGTATGGTAAAGGAGAATTCACCCCGGGCTGCCGAGGTCCTGGAATTACTTGAAATGAACGAGGGGAATAACTCCGGCCGGGGTATCGGCTGTGTAAGCTGGGACGGGAGCGTCCATGCGGATCAATTCTGGAGGCATTACTCATTTGGCAATGTCCGCCAACGTCCGTTTAGCGAGATATGGACGGACTTATCCAATCCGCTTATGGCGGCCCTTAAGAATAAGAAGGCCCATGTCAATGGCCGCTGCGCCCGGTGTAAGTGGCTGGATATCTGCGCCGGGAATTTCCGGGTAAGGGCTGAGGCTGTCACCGGGGATATCTGGGCGCCGGACCCGGCCTGTTATCTGACGGATAAAGAGATCGGGATTGCCGAGGAGGTCTAG
- a CDS encoding AsnC family transcriptional regulator, translating to MDATDRAILNEIQSHFPIESRPYATIGERLQLTETEVLDRIRRLQDRGIIRRLGANFDSRRLGYMTTLCAAKVPPERLDEFIGVVNSYSGVTHNYLRKHDFNVWFTFIAGSEEAIERQLQEITEKTGVKVYNFPAIRLFKIKAEFKV from the coding sequence ATGGATGCTACAGACCGGGCCATTTTAAACGAGATACAATCCCATTTTCCGATTGAATCCCGCCCCTATGCGACTATAGGAGAGCGGCTCCAACTCACGGAAACAGAAGTTTTAGACCGGATTAGGCGTTTGCAGGATAGGGGCATCATACGCCGTCTGGGGGCAAATTTTGATTCCCGCCGTCTGGGTTACATGACGACCCTTTGCGCCGCAAAGGTTCCTCCGGAAAGACTGGATGAGTTCATAGGGGTTGTAAATTCTTATTCTGGGGTAACCCATAACTATCTGCGAAAGCACGACTTCAATGTCTGGTTTACCTTTATCGCCGGGTCGGAAGAGGCCATCGAGAGGCAACTGCAGGAGATAACCGAAAAGACCGGCGTGAAGGTCTATAATTTTCCCGCCATACGCTTATTCAAAATCAAGGCTGAGTTTAAGGTCTAA
- the hemB gene encoding porphobilinogen synthase: MLFPDYRPRRMRQNENFRALIRETHLAPDQLVYPLFVVPGKKVRKEIPSMPGCFQLSPDQLKAEIKEIKDAGIRSVLLFGIPEKKDEIASQAYAKDGIVQRAIAEIKASDKDLLVITDVCLCEYTSHGHCGFVSGGKIENDATLEILGRVALSHARAGADMVAPSDMMDGRVAEIREALDEAGFEHIPIMSYAVKYASSFYGPFREAAECAPQFGDRRSYQMDPANSREALREATLDMEEGADILMVKPALPYLDIISHLREEFDHPIAAYHVSGEYAMVKAAAKMGWLDEERVMMECLLSIRRAGADIIITYYAKEAARLLTR; this comes from the coding sequence ATGCTGTTTCCGGATTATCGCCCGCGCCGTATGCGCCAGAATGAAAATTTCCGCGCCCTGATTCGCGAGACACACCTTGCGCCGGATCAGCTTGTCTATCCCCTTTTCGTCGTGCCGGGGAAAAAGGTCAGAAAAGAGATTCCTTCCATGCCCGGTTGTTTCCAACTTTCCCCGGATCAGTTGAAGGCTGAAATAAAAGAGATAAAGGACGCCGGGATCAGGTCTGTTCTCCTTTTCGGCATCCCGGAAAAAAAGGACGAGATAGCCTCCCAGGCCTATGCCAAAGACGGCATTGTGCAAAGGGCGATAGCCGAGATAAAGGCATCTGATAAGGACCTTCTGGTTATTACGGATGTCTGCCTCTGTGAATACACGAGTCACGGTCACTGCGGATTTGTCTCCGGGGGTAAGATTGAAAACGATGCGACCCTGGAGATACTGGGCAGGGTAGCCCTTTCCCATGCCCGGGCCGGTGCGGACATGGTTGCCCCTTCGGATATGATGGACGGACGGGTGGCTGAGATCCGTGAGGCCCTGGATGAAGCCGGTTTTGAACACATACCCATTATGTCTTATGCGGTCAAGTACGCCTCCAGTTTTTACGGGCCTTTCCGCGAGGCGGCGGAGTGCGCCCCCCAGTTCGGCGACCGGCGTTCCTATCAGATGGACCCGGCCAACAGCCGCGAGGCCCTGCGCGAGGCCACCCTGGATATGGAGGAAGGGGCTGACATCCTTATGGTTAAACCGGCCCTGCCTTATCTGGATATCATCTCTCATTTGCGGGAGGAATTTGACCATCCTATCGCCGCTTATCACGTCAGCGGCGAGTATGCCATGGTAAAGGCGGCGGCCAAGATGGGCTGGCTGGATGAGGAGCGGGTCATGATGGAATGTCTTCTGAGTATCCGGAGGGCCGGAGCCGATATTATCATCACTTATTACGCCAAGGAAGCAGCGAGGTTGCTGACCAGATGA
- a CDS encoding HD domain-containing protein, translating into MKRIAKLLFEAGMLKKTPRTGFRFLGSGQESVADHSYRVILIGYVLAGISPGVDRSKVMELCLFHDLVEARTGDLNYVYKDYVTVDSVKAVAALTKDLDFGEDIAGLITEFKSGHTEEAKLARDADQLDLILELKEQHDLGNKFAREWLAHVVKRITTPAGQELAGEILETDFCSWWFDKYRGR; encoded by the coding sequence ATGAAGAGGATTGCCAAATTGCTCTTTGAGGCCGGGATGCTGAAAAAGACGCCGCGTACCGGCTTCCGTTTTCTGGGTTCCGGGCAGGAATCAGTGGCGGATCATTCCTACCGGGTCATTCTCATCGGATATGTGCTGGCCGGGATTTCACCGGGTGTCGATCGATCTAAGGTAATGGAGTTATGTCTCTTCCACGATCTGGTTGAGGCCCGCACCGGGGACCTGAATTATGTTTACAAGGACTATGTCACGGTGGACTCAGTCAAGGCGGTCGCTGCCCTGACCAAGGACCTCGATTTTGGGGAGGACATCGCCGGATTAATAACAGAGTTTAAATCCGGCCATACCGAAGAGGCGAAATTAGCCCGGGACGCCGATCAGTTAGACCTCATCCTTGAGCTCAAAGAGCAGCATGATCTTGGGAATAAGTTTGCCCGGGAGTGGCTTGCACACGTAGTCAAACGGATCACCACACCGGCCGGCCAGGAGCTTGCCGGGGAGATATTGGAGACCGATTTCTGCTCCTGGTGGTTTGATAAGTACCGGGGGAGATAA